The genomic DNA CCCATCGAGTGCCGTGCCGCGCCAAGGTTCACCGGGCGGCCCTCCGCCTGCGCCTCTTTCAGCTCGGCGCGCAACTTGGCCACTAGCGCCTCGCCCGGATCGTCGGTGAGGATGACATGCTTGGCCACCGGGGTTTCGCTGAGGCCGGAGGCGTCGTTCATCGTGTTCACGCGGCCCTCGGGCGCAAGCGAGCGGGTGCCTGCCAGCACCGGCACGTCGCTCTTCAACCACTTGGCCCCGGCCACTCCTGCCGCCGCCCCCGCGCCAAAAACCACGGCCCTGCGGCCCAACTTGCCCATCACACACCCTCGCTTTTGCGCCATCTTGCCAATGGACGCCGCTCCGGAAAACGTAAAAACTGAGCAGCGGGGATTGCAGGGAGACAACCGTGGCACAAAGGATTCTATGCTTTGGCGACAGCAACACCTTCGGCACACCGCCGATGGAGGCCCACGGCGGACATGCGCGCTTTGGCCCCGACACCCGCTGGCCCCGGGTCATGGCAGAGGCCATGGGCGGGGTTGAGCTGATCGAAGAAGGGCTGCCGGGGCGCACCACCTGCCACGATGACCCGGTGATGGGCGCTTTCATGAACGCGGAGCCGGCCCTGCGAATTGCGCTGCGCAGCCATGCCCCGCTGGACCGACTGCTGATCATGTTGGGAACGAATGACCTCAAAGCCCGCTTTGCGCCCTCTGCCCGAAAGATCGCCGCCGGTCTTGCAGGACTGCTGGACATCGCGGCCAGCGCCCTCGAGGCGCCAAGAAGCCCCGGCCTGAAGATCACCCTGATCGCGCCGCCCGCGCCGATCGAGGCAGGGCTCTTCGCCGCGGAGTTTGCCGGGGCCGCCCGTATAAGGCCAGAGCTTGCTCCGGCCCTGAGGACCCTCGCAGCATCGCGTGGTCTGGATTTTTTTGACGCTGGGTCGCAAATATCGGTGAGCCCGGTGGACGGCATTCACATCGCGGCTTCCGACCATATTGCGCTTGGAAGGGCGCTGGCAGCACATCTCGGCTGATTTCGCCGCGCCTACGCGCGCCGACCGGGGGCGCCTCGCTTCGCTCGGCGTGGCCTGCGTCTCATCCGCATTTTCTGCCTCACCGTCGCGAGGACTGACAGGGGTTACCAGAAGAGATTTTGGGCCTCCGGCGGGGAGTATTTGGAGCAAGAAAATGAACAACTTGATTCAAATTGCCCGCACTTGCTCTCATTTTCTTGCCGTAAATACTCCCGGGGGTGTGGGGGCAGGCCCCCACTGTGCCGCCTGCTGCTCGCGCTACAGGTCGAATTCCGCGAAGACGGGGGCGTGGTCGGACGGTTTTTCCCAGCCGCGCACTGAGCGGAGGATGCGGCTGGAGTGGGCAGCGTTTGAGATATCGGGCGTGGCCCAGATATGGTCCAGCCGGCGGCCTTTGTCGGCGGCATCCCAATCTTTTGCACGGTAAGACCACCAGCTGTAGAGCAGCCCCTCGGGGATGTCCTTGCGGGTGATGTCGACCCATTTGCCCGCGTCCTGCGTCGCGCCCAGCGCCTCCACCTCAACGGGGGTATGAGAGACGATCTTCAGCAGTTTCTTGTGATCCCATACGTCATCTTCACGCGGGGCGATGTTGAGGTCTCCAACGAGAATGGCCTTTTCGGGTGTTTCGGCGTGGAAGGCATCGCGCATCTCGGAGAGGTAATCGAGCTTTTGGCCGAACTTTTCGTTCACCTCCCGGTCAGGCACATCGCCTCCTGCGGGGACGTAGAAGTTGTGGATTGTCACGCCGCTCTCAAGCTTGCCAGCGATGTGGCGGGCGTGGCCGAGCTTGGCGTAATCCGCCGCGCCAGCCTCTTCCATCGGCAGCTTGGAGAGGATCGCCACGCCGTTGTAGCCCTTCTGGCCGCGTGCAACCATGTGGGTGTAACCCAGCGCTTGAAAGATCTCGACCGGGATCTTGTCGACCGGGCTCTTGCACTCCTGCAGGCAGAGCACATCGGGGGTTTCCTCACGCATCAGACGCGCCACAAGATCGGCCCTGAGCCGCACCGAGTTGATGTTCCATGTTGCCAGTGAAAATGCCATGCCCGCCTCCGTTGTTCCGGGTCGGGATAGCGCGGGCGAAGCCGGGTTTCCACCCCTTGCCCTGCCGCAGCTGACAGCGCAGGCTCGGGCGCATGAAACAGCTCCTTGTCGCCGCCCTCCTTGCCCTTGCCGCCCTGCCGGGCCGGGCCGATGCCCCGCCGCAGGGGAGCTTCATGCTGGGCAGTTACATCTGGCCCGAGCACGTGCTGCCACGCTCGGTGGTGCTGACCTTCGAGGGCGAACAGATGCAGCTCCACTTCCTGTATCCGCTGCCTTTAGATCACGCGGCCTGCGACCGGGAGGGGGTATGCGAGCCAAGGGTGCAGGCCGCCACGGCAACCGCGCGGATCGATGCGGGAAAACTGGTGCTCGAGGCATTCGAGATCGACAGGGACGCTGCCATCGAGCCTTCCACCGTGACCCACGTCGGCATGCCGCAGGACGCCGTCTACACCAACTTCGCGATCAGCTTTCTCCAGATGGCCCGCTTTGCTCCAAACGCGCACGGGTTCACACTGGACAGCGCCGGCACGACGCTGGAGTTCTTCGAGGTGCGCGGTGACGACGCTTTGGCGATTGCCGCGCTGCCGGTGATCTTTGAGCAGTCCATTGCCAAGATGGCGGGCTGCGAGGTGCGGGCGCTGGCCCCCTTGCTGGCCGAGACCGAACCAACGGAGAAAGAGGCACGGTTTCAGCGGGTGGTGCGCGGCTTTGGCACCTCGTTGGACTATGATTTTGCAGCGCGCCGGGCCGCGCCGAGGATGGCGGAGCCGACCGAAGAAGAGAGGATGCAGGCGGCGAAGCTGCGGGCCGCCTCCGGACTGCCGGGGATGGTGGCGGGGATCTTTCGCACCTCCGAAGATGGAGGCGTCGACGAGTTCAGGGCACAGATGGGGCTGAAGATGTTCCGCGACGATGCCGAGGCCTTCGACGCTGTGGTGGCCGCCTATGGTGAAGCCCTGCCCGACATGATCGCCTTTTTGCGCTACGTGCCCACGGTGCCGGACCGGCTCAACGTTGACGGCCTCTGCGCAGACCCGTCGCTGGGCTTCATGGACTGACCTCCGCCACCGGGCGGCAAACAAAACATGGAATGCGCCGGAAGGCGCTCAATTGGATTGCGTTTGCACCCAGACGAGCGCGTCGTTCAGCGCGGCCATGAAGGCGGCGGGGTCTTCGATCTGCGGGATGTGGCCGAGGCCGTCCAGCTTCCAGAGGCGCGCGCCCTCCACCAGCGCGGCGAGTTGTTCGCCCTGGGCCAGCGGGGTTGCGGTGTCTTCCACGCCCCAGAGGATGCCGACCGGAAGCGTCAGCCCGCGCCAGCCCTCTTGGGTCACGCTGGCCGCGCCTTCGGGGCGAGTGACGAGGGTGGGCAGCCAGTCGGCCATGGCGGCGGTGGTGCCCGCGCGCTTCATCGGGGCGTTCAGCGTGGCCACATAGGGGGCGGCGCGCTCTTTCTTGTGCAGGAAGGCCTTCAGCATGGGCTTCATCGCCCAGGGGTTGGTGATGGTGGCCGAGACAGCAAGTTGGCGCAGCGGGCCGGATCGCAGCGGCAGCGGCGGCGGGCCGGGCTGAGCCTCAAGCCCGATGGCGCCGTCCACCACGATGAACCCGGCGAAGGCCTGCGGCTTGGCCATGACGGCCTCGGCCCCCGCGCCTGCGCCGAAGCTATGGGCCACCAGCACCGGCCGCACGTCGAGCGCTTCGGTCAGCGCCAGCACGCGCTGGCCCTGTGTCACACGGCTGTAGTCACCCGCCGCATCCCGCTCCGACCAGCCCATCGGGGGCATGTCGAAGGCGATGGCGCGGTAGCCTGCGCCCTCCAGCGCAACGATGGTTTCATCCCAGAAGGCCGACCAACCAACCGAGCCATGCACCAGCAGCACCGGGGTCGCTTCCTTGGGGCCGTAGTCTATCACGTAGACCTCGCCCATCGCGGTTTGCACCATGCTGCCCCAGCGGGCCGCTTCGGTTTGGGTTTCGCGCAGGGCGGCCATGCCGCGCAGCGCAAGCAGGGCAACGACGACGATCACCACCAGAACGGCGGCAAGCTTCAGGAGGAACTTGATGAAACGGCCCACGGGATTACTCGCTGATGGTGATGGGGGTGCCATCGGGCACCAGTGACCAGATCTCGCGCATCTCGGCATCGGTCACGGCAATGCAGCCGTTGGTCCAATCCCACGCGCGGTGCAGCCCGCCAATCCAGCCCCAGCCGTTAGCGATGCCGTGGATCATGATGTCGCCGCCGGGGCTGTGGCCCGCCGCCTCGGCACGGGCGCGGTCATCGGCATTGGGGTAGGAGATGTGCAGGCTGAGGTGGGCGATGGAGTTCGGGTTGCGCCAGTCAATCACGTAGCTGCCGGTGGGGGTGCGCTCGTCGCCCTCGCGGGCCTTGTGGCCCTCGGGCGCGGCACCGAGGCTGATGGTGTAGCTGGCGATTGCCTCGCCATTCCGCAGAAGGTCCATACGGCGGGCGGATTTGTCGACCAGGATCTCATCGGCCTGCGCCGCCTCGGGGGCCATAGCAGGGGCTGTGCCCGAACCGACGCGCGCCATTGCGGCGGTGTAGGCCACGAGGCCGAGGGCGAGGACGGCGAGGGTGGCCGCGATCTTCAGAACACGTTTCATGCGAGCGGTTTAGCACCCCGCTCACAGCCCGTCATCCTCGGGCTCGACCCGAGGATCTGCCAGACACCGAGAGATCCTCGGGTCAGGCCCGAGGATGACACCCAGCCGATGCAGGCACCAAAAAAAGGCCCGGGCGCAAACCCGGGCCAGTCCAACAGGGAGGTGTGGCCATTACCCCGGCCACGGAGGGATTTTTATGCCACCAGCCGGTAGCCGCCGCTCTCGGTCACCAGAAGGCGCGCGTTGCTCGGATCAGGCTCGATCTTCTGGCGTAGGCGGTAGATGTGGGTTTCCAGCGTGTGCGTGGTCACACCCGCGTTGTAGCCCCAGACCTCGTGCAGCAGGATATCGCGTGGCACCACGCCCTCGGATGCCCGGTAGAGGAACTTCAGGATGTTCGTCTCTTTCTCGGTGAGGCGAATTTTCTTCTCGGCGTCATCCACCAGCATCTTCATCGAGGGCTTGAAGGTATACGGCCCAAGCTGGAACACGGCATCTTCCGATTGCTCGTGCTGGCGCAGCTGGGCGCGGATGCGGGCCAGCAGCACCGGAAACTTGAAGGGTTTGGTCACATAGTCGTTCGCGCCCGCATCAAGGCCGAGGATGGTGTCGGCATCGCTGTCTTGGCCGGTGAGCATCAGGATCGGGCATTTGACCCCCTGCTTGCGCATCAGCTTGCACAGCTCGCGGCCATCGGTATCGGGCAGGGCCACGTCGAGGATCACCAAGTCGTAGATCGCGTTCTTGGCTTTTTCCATCGCGCCCGCGCCGTCTCCGGCTTCGAACACGTCAAAATCTTCTGTCATCACGAGCTGCTCGCTCAGCGCCTCGCGCAGGTCTTCGTCGTCATCGACGAGGAGAATTTTCTTCAGGTTGGCCATGGAAGGCTCCTTTCTTCTGCTCTCTCGGATGTGTGAACGGTGCACGAGCTCGGCAAGATTTGCTGCAAATCGCTCACGCAACCGTGTGCGAGGGGGCGGAAATGTTTCATATTCCTACGAAAACCCACTAGATGTGCCCCGAGTTCCCCTGAGGTTTCACGCATGAGCCTGCTGCCCACCCCACAAGAATTACGCGCCCGCGCCCGTGCCGATCTGCGGCTTGGGTTGCCTGTCGTGATCGTGGGCGAAGGGGAGGCGGCGCTGGTGATGGCCGCCGAGCAGGCCGCGCCGGAGCGCGTGGCCGAGCTGGCACAGGAGGGGGCCTACCTTGCAGTAACCGCCCGGCGGGCCGAGACGCTGAAGGCCCACGCCTATGACGGCGACATGGCGCGGCTGCTGCTCCCGAGTGACGGGCAGGCCGCTTGGGCGGCGGCGGTGGCCGATCCGGCGACCGACCTCGCAACGCCGATGAAAGGGCCATTCAACGCGCTTCGCGGGGGTGAGGGCTGCCCTGAGCTTGCCCGCGCGGGCATTCGGCTGGCGAAGGAGGCGCGGGTGCTGCCCGCCGTGCTGTTGGCCCCGCTGACCGGACCTGCACCAGAAGGCCTGACACGGATCGCCGCGAAGGTGGGAGACGCGCTGCCCCCCTTTGCGGAGGCTATTTCGGCCCGCCTGCCGATGCGGCTTGCGGGTGCAGGCCGGGTGCATGTGTTTCGCCCCGAAGACGGGGCCGAGGAGCATTACGTGATTGAGGTGGGCCGCCCGGATCGGGACGCGCCAGTGCTGACCCGCCTGCATTCGGCCTGTTTCACCGGCGATGTTCTGGGCTCGCTGAAGTGCGATTGTGGCCCCCAGCTCCACGCCGCCTTGGCCGCGATGGGAGCCGAGGGCGGCGGCATGCTGCTTTATCTCAACCAAGAGGGCCGCGGCATTGGGCTGGCCAACAAGATGCGCGCCTATTCTCTTCAGGATCAGGGGTTTGACACGGTGGAGGCCAACCATCGGCTGGGCTTTGAGGATGACGAGCGCGACTTCAGGATTGGCGCCGCCCTGCTTGGCAAAATGGGTGTTGGCCAGATACGGTTGATGACGAACAATCCCGCCAAGATCGCCATGATGGAGGCCCAGGGCGTAGAGGTGGTGGAACGGGTGCCGCTACAGGTGGGCCGCACCGCCGAGAATGAAGGGTATCTGGCCACGAAGGCCGCAAAGTCGGGGCATTTGCTATGACACCTGCCGCATTTCTGAACGCCGCCGCACGGCTTGAAGATTTCTC from Oceanicola sp. D3 includes the following:
- a CDS encoding SGNH/GDSL hydrolase family protein, with protein sequence MAQRILCFGDSNTFGTPPMEAHGGHARFGPDTRWPRVMAEAMGGVELIEEGLPGRTTCHDDPVMGAFMNAEPALRIALRSHAPLDRLLIMLGTNDLKARFAPSARKIAAGLAGLLDIAASALEAPRSPGLKITLIAPPAPIEAGLFAAEFAGAARIRPELAPALRTLAASRGLDFFDAGSQISVSPVDGIHIAASDHIALGRALAAHLG
- a CDS encoding exodeoxyribonuclease III codes for the protein MAFSLATWNINSVRLRADLVARLMREETPDVLCLQECKSPVDKIPVEIFQALGYTHMVARGQKGYNGVAILSKLPMEEAGAADYAKLGHARHIAGKLESGVTIHNFYVPAGGDVPDREVNEKFGQKLDYLSEMRDAFHAETPEKAILVGDLNIAPREDDVWDHKKLLKIVSHTPVEVEALGATQDAGKWVDITRKDIPEGLLYSWWSYRAKDWDAADKGRRLDHIWATPDISNAAHSSRILRSVRGWEKPSDHAPVFAEFDL
- a CDS encoding alpha/beta fold hydrolase, which produces MGRFIKFLLKLAAVLVVIVVVALLALRGMAALRETQTEAARWGSMVQTAMGEVYVIDYGPKEATPVLLVHGSVGWSAFWDETIVALEGAGYRAIAFDMPPMGWSERDAAGDYSRVTQGQRVLALTEALDVRPVLVAHSFGAGAGAEAVMAKPQAFAGFIVVDGAIGLEAQPGPPPLPLRSGPLRQLAVSATITNPWAMKPMLKAFLHKKERAAPYVATLNAPMKRAGTTAAMADWLPTLVTRPEGAASVTQEGWRGLTLPVGILWGVEDTATPLAQGEQLAALVEGARLWKLDGLGHIPQIEDPAAFMAALNDALVWVQTQSN
- a CDS encoding murein L,D-transpeptidase family protein, whose product is MKRVLKIAATLAVLALGLVAYTAAMARVGSGTAPAMAPEAAQADEILVDKSARRMDLLRNGEAIASYTISLGAAPEGHKAREGDERTPTGSYVIDWRNPNSIAHLSLHISYPNADDRARAEAAGHSPGGDIMIHGIANGWGWIGGLHRAWDWTNGCIAVTDAEMREIWSLVPDGTPITISE
- a CDS encoding response regulator transcription factor, whose protein sequence is MANLKKILLVDDDEDLREALSEQLVMTEDFDVFEAGDGAGAMEKAKNAIYDLVILDVALPDTDGRELCKLMRKQGVKCPILMLTGQDSDADTILGLDAGANDYVTKPFKFPVLLARIRAQLRQHEQSEDAVFQLGPYTFKPSMKMLVDDAEKKIRLTEKETNILKFLYRASEGVVPRDILLHEVWGYNAGVTTHTLETHIYRLRQKIEPDPSNARLLVTESGGYRLVA
- the ribA gene encoding GTP cyclohydrolase II; translation: MSLLPTPQELRARARADLRLGLPVVIVGEGEAALVMAAEQAAPERVAELAQEGAYLAVTARRAETLKAHAYDGDMARLLLPSDGQAAWAAAVADPATDLATPMKGPFNALRGGEGCPELARAGIRLAKEARVLPAVLLAPLTGPAPEGLTRIAAKVGDALPPFAEAISARLPMRLAGAGRVHVFRPEDGAEEHYVIEVGRPDRDAPVLTRLHSACFTGDVLGSLKCDCGPQLHAALAAMGAEGGGMLLYLNQEGRGIGLANKMRAYSLQDQGFDTVEANHRLGFEDDERDFRIGAALLGKMGVGQIRLMTNNPAKIAMMEAQGVEVVERVPLQVGRTAENEGYLATKAAKSGHLL